From a region of the Lactuca sativa cultivar Salinas chromosome 4, Lsat_Salinas_v11, whole genome shotgun sequence genome:
- the LOC111921687 gene encoding trihelix transcription factor GT-1, translating into MYLSSEKPRSIDFYKEVAGGGDRNMLIESEQTPHNHQQQHQQQQLMIMAENNNNTSSGEDHELRAPKKRAETWVQEETRILISLRREVDRFFNTSKSNKHLWEQISSKMRDKGFDRSPTMCTDKWRNLLKEFKKVKHKNSKGSSGSTKMLYYKDLEELIRDRAKDGTYKAASPTSSKLDSFIQFSDKGLDDGSIPFGPMEANGRSTVNIERPLDNDGDPLAITTAEAVAGNGVPPWNWRDTPGNGGEGQSCYGRIITVKWGEYTRRVGIDGSAKAIKEAIKSAFGIRSKRAFWLEDEDGVIRALDRTMPVGNYNLHLDEGVSIKICHYDESERIAVRTEDKTFYTEEDLHEFLSGRGLSGLREINGYRSFNNVDDLRLGAAYQGVRLLGGD; encoded by the exons ATGTATCTCTCATCTGAGAAACCTCGTTCAATCGACTTCTACAAGGAAGTCGCCGGAGGAGGCGATAGGAACATGCTAATTGAATCAGAACAGACACCACACAACCACCAGcagcaacatcaacaacaacagCTGATGATTATGGCTGAGAACAACAATAACACAAGTAGCGGCGAAGATCACGAACTGAGGGCTCCGAAGAAAAGAGCCGAGACTTGGGTACAGGAAGAGACTCGGATCCTGATCAGCCTCCGTCGTGAAGTGGATCGGTTTTTCAACACTTCCAAGTCGAATAAACATCTGTGGGAACAGATCTCGTCGAAGATGAGGGACAAGGGTTTTGATCGTTCGCCGACTATGTGTACCGATAAATGGAGGAATTTGCTCAAGGAGTTCAAGAAGGTGAAGCATAAAAACAGTAAAGGAAGTAGTGGTAGTACTAAGATGCTGTATTATAAGGATCTGGAGGAGTTGATTAGAGACAGGGCCAAAGATGGAACTTACAAGGCCGCATCTCCTACTTCTTCCAAGCTCGATTCATTCATCCAGTTCTCAGATAAAG GGCTAGATGATGGGAGTATTCCGTTTGGACCCATGGAAG CTAATGGCCGATCAACAGTCAATATTGAAAGACCTTTGGATAATGATGGGGATCCTCTTGCCATAACTACAGCAGAAGCAGTTGCCGGAAATGGAGTCCCCCCATGGAACTGGAGAGACACCCCTGGGAATG GTGGTGAAGGTCAATCTTGTTATGGGAGGATCATAACAGTGAAATGGGGAGAATACACTAGAAGAGTTGGTATAGATGGATCAGCAAAAGCAATAAAAGAGGCAATAAAATCAGCATTTGGGATAAGGTCAAAACGGGCATTTTGGTTGGAAGATGAAGATGGTGTGATTCGTGCACTAGACAGGACAATGCCTGTAGGGAATTATAATCTCCACCTAGATGAAG GGGTGTCTATAAAGATCTGCCATTATGATGAGTCTGAAAGAATAGCTGTGCGTACTGAAGATAAGACGTTCTATACAGAGGAGGATTTGCATGAGTTTCTGAGTGGGCGTGGTCTGTCTGGATTAAGAGAGATTAATGGGTACAGAAGTTTTAACAATGTCGATGATTTACGCCTTGGTGCAGCTTACCAAGGGGTCAGACTCCTTGGAGGAGACTAG